CTGGATCCAGGACGGCGTTCATGGCTTGATGGTCCGCAGGGCTTTGCCGCTGCCTCGGCTTGAAATAGACCTCACAAAACCGCTGCACTTCCTCCCTCAGATAGATGCCGGAGGTGTCCAGCTCACCCTTGATCTGATACATCCGCGCCGGGTCCACCTCTTCGCCCATCACGGCGCCTTCGTAGTACGCCTTGAAGGCCTCGCGGATATCCTCCCGGTCGTTCACGAAATCCAGCACGAAGGTGTCTTCCTTGAGTGGATGCGTCCGGTTCAGGCGGGAGAGGGACTGAACAGCCTGAATGCCTGCTAGCCGCTTGTCCACAAACATTGTATGCAGGAGTGGCTGATCGAACCCGGTTTGATATTTCTCAGCGACAAGCAGTACCTGGTATTCGGGTGTGGCGAACTTCTCCGGAAGCTCCTTCTCTTTCACGCCGTTGTTCATGATCTCTTCTGTGTAATGGACATCCGGGAGTTTGTCATCCTGCACGGTCCCTGAGAAGGCAACGAGCGACTTGATGTGATAGCCCTTCGCCTTGATATAGCGGTCGAAGCTCTGTTTGTAGCGAACAGCCTCCAAGCGCGAACCGGTCAAGACCATGGCCTTTGCCCGGCCGCCGATCTTGTGGCGGGTCACCGCCTGAAAATGCTCGACCATGATCTCCGTCTTCTGGGCGATATTGTGTGGGTGTAGTTTCAGAAAGCGCGCCAGTGCCCGTGCAGCCTTTTTCCGCTCAACATTCGGATCATCCTCGCAGGCTTTGAGCAGTTTGAAATAGGTGGCGTAGGTCGTGTAATGCCTCAGCACATCATGGACGAACTCCTCCTCGATGGCCTGTCGCATAGTGTAGCGGTGGAAGGGATTGCCGTTTCGCCCGAAGACCGCCAAGGTCTTGTGTTTGGGTGTGGCAGTAAAGGCGAAGAAGCTCAGGTTGGCCTGCTTCCCGCGTTTGGCCATGCTACGGAAGAGTTCCTCCATATCGGACAGACCCTCCTCGGCAGCTCGGCGTGTTGCCTCTTCCTTCAATGCCTCGCCCCCAAGCACTTCCTTGAGGTCGGTCGCTGTTTCTCCTCCCTGGGAGCTGTGTGCCTCGTCGATGATAACCGCACACCGGCGGGTCGTGAGCGTTCCTGTACCGTTCTCGCCCCGTTCATCGGCCATTTTGAGCAACTGCCGGGAAACGAAAGGAAACTTTTGGAGGGTGGTGATGATGATCGGCACTGCGTTCTCTAGCGCCTCGGCCAGTTGCCGCGAGCTCTCGTCGATTTTTTGCACGACGCCCCGTTTGTGCTCAAACTGGTAGATCGTATCCTGAAGTTGCTGGTCCAGGACCACGCGGTCGGTGATGACGATAACCGAGTCGTAAACTCGTTGATTGTCGCTGTCGTGCAACGAAGCCAGGCGGTGGGCCAACCAGCCGATGGTGTTGCTCTTGCCGCTGCCCGCCGAGTGTTCGATCAGATAGTTGTTGCCTACGCCCTCGTTGCGCGCCGCATCCACAAGCGTACGGACCGCCTGGAGCTGGTGATAGCGGGGGAAGATCATGGTCTCCTTCTTGACTTTGCGCCCCTCTTCTGTGCGCTTTTCCTCGATTTGCAGATGGAGGAACCGGACCAGAAGGTCGAGGAAGCTGTCACGCCGGAGGACTTCCTCCCACAGGTAGGCGGTTCGGTAAGTGCGACCATCGGGATCTGGAGGGTTTCCGGCACCGCCGTCACGCCCCCGATTGAACGGCAGAAAATGTGTCGCCGTGCCGGCCAGTCGGGTGGTCATCAACACGGTTTCGGTGTCCACGGCGAAATGGACCAGGGACCGCCGCTTAAACTCAAAGATCGGCTCACGGGGGTCGCGGTCCTGTTGGTATTGACGCTTTGCGTTATCCGTCGTTTGTCCGGTGAGCGGATTTTTGAGTTCTGCCGTGGCAACAGGGACGCCGTTCAGGCTAAGGGTGACGTCGAGAGACTTCTCCGAGTGGGTGGAGAAATGTAGTTGTCGGGTAATCCCGAGTCGGTTTGCCTTGTAGCGCTCCTCGAGTTCCGGATTGAGCTCATGCGCAGCCTTGAAGAAGGCCACCCGCAGGGTCCGGCCATAACACTTGAAGCCATGGCGAAGTGTGGTCAGGGATCCGTAGGTATCCATCCATTTGCACAGATCACCGAGAACCTGCTCCCCGGTTCGCTCCCCATGCAGCGCCTCCAGCTTTGCCCATTCCTGGGGTTGCGTCTCGCGGATGAAGGCCAACACCTCTTTCGGAAAGATCGCTCGCTCACGGTCGAAGTCTTCAGACGAGACGTGGATGTACCCGTCCTCTATGAGGTAGGATTCGATAACGGTTTCAAAGGAGGTTTCACTATGTGGTGCTGAAGTTGCAAACATCATTATCTGATCCCTTTAAAGCGTCTGCGTACGGCAATTCTGTTAAGGTGGTCCACATGCTCTTGAAGTGCATGATATATAGCGATACAGAATTCGTAAAAACGTCCAGAGGCATCTAAACTACAAATCTTACCCATGGCACGCTGGGCCTGAGCTTTTGAAATAGGATCGACACCTGCTTCGCCATAGACGAATTCCTGAATTACACGTCTTCGATCATCAGTTAGGCTGGGGTGATCAAGACAAAGTACGTTTATAGTAGTTATAGCAGCATGATCATTGCCAGCAGGTTTAATATTTCCTTCCAAGTCGAAGCAAAAATGCCTTTCGCAACTTGGATGTAACGGCGAGATGAATTCTGCGCCATCGTTTTCCCACCAGTTACCCTTCTCTTGAGCGCCATAGCGATAACGTCTGCCCATCCCTATGCATGGAAAACAGGCAATCAAGTTGTCATAATCAAGGTCGGACCCAATTCGTTCAGCTCTACAAAGGTTCTCGGGCTTAATATGTTCGATGTGAGAGTTACGTTCATCAACCCTCCGCATAGTGTAGGCACATAGCCAACCCTGCTCCTGTAACAAAGTTTGATGGAGATGCCTTTTTTCAGGATTCTGTAAGCATCGATAGTCTTCATTTGCACTACCACATACTTGTCTACGCCAAACATAATAGCTACTAGGCATACCTGCCTTTCTCACATGCTTCATTCTGCTAACAGCTCCATTCGTGCCATTCGGGCCTCTAGAACAGACCATTCAGGAAGATCAAGCCCAGCATTCCTTTTAGCGTCAATTAATAGACGTGCATTTTTGAAATTGCTTTCCCTTATCAGTGCTTCGACGTCTAATATTGCTTTAGAAGCATCACTCGGTCGGTCATCTGTCTCCATTAAGAATCGTAATATCCAGTTCGTATCCATGCCTAAAGTGCGGTCAGGCCGAATGATGTCACTTCCTTTAAATAACAAGACCTGCTCTGGCTCAACAGCTGCTACTATTTGTGGCGAGTGCGTAGTTGCTATGAACTGGCAGTTTGGGAAAGTCTCTGTTAGCTGCATGACAACTGACCGCTGCCATTTTGGGTGTAGGTGCAGGTCAATCTCATCAATCAGCACTATGGCAGAGCCATTTTTGACAGGATCTTCAAGTTTGGGATTAGCCTGTGAAAGACGCTGGGCTAAGTCAAGAACCAATGCGAACATACCTCGTTCTCCATCAGAAAGTTGGCGTAGATCCAGTGTCTTTCCTGCCTTGTCCACGAGAAGTCGCGGTTTTGGTGATTTATCAGCCCGTAGGTTATCACATTCCGGTAAAAAACATTTTGCGGCACGTTTTAGTGCCACGAGGTGTTTTAACACCAGAGGAAGTTCAGCGCCTTGTGCTTCCTGTGCTCGGATCCAATATGCTATTTCTTGAAGTCGAAGTTCACGTCGTGAAAGTGCATCAGCAAATGCAGCGGCTTGACGACCAGCAGCACTTGCCGTTGATGGTGACGCATCAGACACCAAGGAGCGTCGTGTCGAAAAAAAAATCCCCAATGGCTGTTCTTTCTCTTTTTTAAGTTCCTTAAAGGAGCTGGGTAATGGTGGCTGAAAGTCTTCCTTGTCTGGTGTTTCCCAAACCTGTTCACGAGGCTTGTCAGAATCTCTTGGCACACTACTTTCCCGGTTTTTATGTACGAGATATGTAAAATCTGTGCCTTGAAATTTAAATGAACAATTGACTGTCATGAAGTTCGAATGAACGCGAATATCGTCTTCAACGAAAGGAAGAGGGCGACTGCGTGATGCTGTAACATTAGGAAGGATTCTTGATAGGCAGATGCACAAAGCATCGAGCACGGTAGTTTTGCCGACGCCGTTTACTCCAACCAATAGGTTCATGCCCTCTTGAAAATCAAATTTAGCCTGATCGAATGACCTAAGGTTAGCTACCTGAAGATTCTTTATTCTCATGATTTAGTTGACCTCCAGTTTGCCGGTAACGGCAGCAGAGATAAGAGCCGATCGACGCTCATTCAACAAGCCTATGGTCTTCTCTGCTGCATTTCGCAAACTATCGAGCTTTGCAGTTTCTTGCTGTATATACCGAACAATCGCATATTGGTCGTTCTCGGGTGGGACAGGAACTCGCATATCGCCGAATTGATCAAAATATAATCTTAGACGCATATCCATAATCCCTGTTGATCTGCGGCGAAACTCAGGGAAACATATTCCACATCTGAATAGGTGGTGGTAATAAATTGAGTTGACTCCATTAAGTTTCCTGAGAATATCGTAGGCAGGGCTTGTTACACCTTCATAGTTGGACACTCCAAATGCACCCATCCAAGCAAGAAGTTTGTTTACAACCAAATCTCCAGGTTTTACAAGCCAGTAATTATCAGTTGTTGTAGCCTTATTACCTCTTGCCTCTATATCTTTTCGTGGAAGTACACCTACCTCCGTATAAAGTGAGAGCAACTCAAAATTGTTATCAGGTGGAGCTGGTTCTGTAATGAGACGAAATAAGTATTTGACTCGTTTTGTTTTCCAATATTTTGGAATTGGTCCCAACCACTCAACCCCAGAATCCCTCATTTGAGCACTGGAGTTCAACCCACGGGTAACAGCACGAGTAATGAGAGAACGTCGTTTCTCTTCCAGCAAATCCAAAAGCCGCTTCTTTGCATCTAACATATCATCCAGCTTTAATATCTCTTTGTCGAGATAATCCGCGATGATATTTTGCTTATCTAATGCTGGTAATGGTACCGGCATGTTCCCGATAAAATTCCAATCCGCCCTTGGCATTTTCGAGCCATAGGTTGAAGCATTTACCGCATCAATAAATCCGGGAGACAGGCAGATATATTGAAGAAATCGTGAGTTAAAATTTACTGGTTGCATAACGAGAAACTCCGTGGTGCAGCGGCCAGAAAATTCAGCGATCCAAGCTTTAGTGAGGTATGGTCTCAGCTTTCCAAAAAGCACATCGCCCGGCTCAAAAGTATTGCAGAGAGATTCTCCTGATGTTACTGAAAACTCCTCCGGCTCAGTTGGGCCAAATGTCCCCTCCGCAAGTCGACCAGTGCCTGGCTCAATATGTTCCAAACCAAGATATGGTCGATTGTCGTCCATACCATCAACCTGCATACGGCGAAGTTGGACGGCATACTTCAACCGTACTGTCGGTCGCCCACACGTAGTATCTAATCTCACGACGTCACCTCTCTTAGAAGCTTCATAATTTTCTCCTCAGCTTGCTTCAAATCGGCATCAATGACATTGAGGTCACGAGGTGTAGTGAAACGATAGAAATGACGATTAAAGTTGATTTCATAACCCACCTTGTCCTTACTGCGGTCCATCCAGGCATCGGGTACATGGGGAACAACTTCACGGCAGAAATACTCATCAATATCATCCTTGAGGGGAATATTCTCGAAATCACGTAATTCACTGTCAGGTTCGAAACCCTCATTGCAGCCTCCCTGAAATACTGGTTCTGCGTTCGGGTCTCTCTGGGTGAACACATCTCTGAAGAGTTTGAGCTCAGGTGCCTTCCACTTGGATCGACATTCCTGCAGAACATCTTGGAGGCGCTGTCGAATTATATTCCAGTCAGGCAGCGGTTCACGACCAAGTGCTTTGTCGATTGCCTGCACATCGTCAAGTAGGTGTGGGCACGCGTCAAGGAATCGGGCCTTGTCATCAAGAGTCATCTGATAACGTAATCGCAGGGGGCGTTCGACGGTAACGCGTGTGTAGCCAAATTCGTTTATATCAAAAACCTTTGATATGTCATTAACATCAACATTTTGCTCTGCAGGCACCTCTGGTGCGGCTGTATTCGGTGGAATGAGTTTTAAATTAACACGCCTTCCCAGCTTATCCGTCCATTCCACGAGCCGCCATTCCTCCATAGTTCCATATGCCTTAACGATGTCGTGGATTTGGTCCGGCGTTCCATCTTCACCATTACCGATCATGCGTTTTTTGTCGCCCAGGTTTTTACGTAGCGGTACGTAGATGTTTCGCGCGTCAAACAGTTGGATCCTACCCTTACGGTGTTCCGCCTTACGGTTGGTTACGATCCAAATGTATGTGCCGATACCTGTGTTGTAGAACATTTGCTCAGGCAGGGCAATGATTGCCTCCAGCCAGTCATTTTCGATAATCCACTTGCGTATATTGCTTTCACCGGAACCTGCGCCACCAGTAAAGAGGGGGGAACCGCTGAACACTATGGCAAGTCGAGATCCTTGCTTGAGCTGCTCAGGATGCACCGGTTCGAATTTGCTAACCATATGCTGAAGGAAAAGCAGAGAGCCGTCATTGACTCGCGGTAATCCAGCGCCGAAACGCCCCCCATATCCTAATTTTTCATGTTCCCTCTGGATTTCTTTTTGCTGCTTCTTCCAATCCACACCAAATGGCGGGTTGGTGAGGAAATAATCAAATTTCTCATCGGAGAATTGATCCTCGGTAAACGAGTCACCAAATCGGATGTTGTCCCCGCCTCCGTTGTGATCCACCTGCTTAATGAGCATGTCGGAAGCAGCCGTGGCATATGCACGTTTATTGTAATCCTGACCATAGACATACAGTCTCGCCTCATGATGATAGGCGCGGAGGTAGTTTTGGGCCTCTGCTAACATACCTCCAGTACCACAAGCGGGGTCGAGTAGTTTGCGTACTGTACCAGGAGTGGCGAGAAGCTGATCATCATGGATAAACAGTATGCTGACCATCAGCCGGATGACTTCGCGCGGGGTGAAGTGGTCCCCGGCAGTTTCATTGGCCAATTCGTTGAATCTGCGGATAAGGTTCTCGAAAATGAGGCCCATTTCCTCATTGGGCACCTTGTCCGGATGGAGGTCCACTTCGCAGAACTTAGAGATGACAAGATAGAGGATATTTGCTTCGCGCATTTTTTCAATTTCGGTTGTAAACTCGAAGTATTCGAAAATGCGTCGGACATTTGCGGAGAAACCATTGATAAAACTGACCAGGTGATTATCGATGTTGTCCGGATCACCCTTCAGCTTCTCAAAGGTGAGGGGAGAGTGATTATGGAATTTCTGGCCGGCGGCCTTGTTTAGAACGCTGTCAAGCGCATCATCCTTCTGTTTGTCCT
This region of Syntrophales bacterium genomic DNA includes:
- a CDS encoding DEAD/DEAH box helicase family protein; amino-acid sequence: MMFATSAPHSETSFETVIESYLIEDGYIHVSSEDFDRERAIFPKEVLAFIRETQPQEWAKLEALHGERTGEQVLGDLCKWMDTYGSLTTLRHGFKCYGRTLRVAFFKAAHELNPELEERYKANRLGITRQLHFSTHSEKSLDVTLSLNGVPVATAELKNPLTGQTTDNAKRQYQQDRDPREPIFEFKRRSLVHFAVDTETVLMTTRLAGTATHFLPFNRGRDGGAGNPPDPDGRTYRTAYLWEEVLRRDSFLDLLVRFLHLQIEEKRTEEGRKVKKETMIFPRYHQLQAVRTLVDAARNEGVGNNYLIEHSAGSGKSNTIGWLAHRLASLHDSDNQRVYDSVIVITDRVVLDQQLQDTIYQFEHKRGVVQKIDESSRQLAEALENAVPIIITTLQKFPFVSRQLLKMADERGENGTGTLTTRRCAVIIDEAHSSQGGETATDLKEVLGGEALKEEATRRAAEEGLSDMEELFRSMAKRGKQANLSFFAFTATPKHKTLAVFGRNGNPFHRYTMRQAIEEEFVHDVLRHYTTYATYFKLLKACEDDPNVERKKAARALARFLKLHPHNIAQKTEIMVEHFQAVTRHKIGGRAKAMVLTGSRLEAVRYKQSFDRYIKAKGYHIKSLVAFSGTVQDDKLPDVHYTEEIMNNGVKEKELPEKFATPEYQVLLVAEKYQTGFDQPLLHTMFVDKRLAGIQAVQSLSRLNRTHPLKEDTFVLDFVNDREDIREAFKAYYEGAVMGEEVDPARMYQIKGELDTSGIYLREEVQRFCEVYFKPRQRQSPADHQAMNAVLDPAVDRFTANQQEDEDEAELWRGKLYAFRNLYAFLSQIIPYQDSDLEKLYVFLRHLAPKLPRRGRGPVYDFDDDVRLEYYRLQKISEGSICLKEGAGIALDGPTEVGSGLVREEPMALSRLIDIVNDRFGTDFNQADQLFFDQIIEAATSDEALQQAAVVNPGDKFELVFKNLLETLFVERMDQNEEIFARFMNDAAFQKVVTGWLASEAYKRLRAKAEGINNLRYS
- a CDS encoding TIGR02646 family protein; translated protein: MKHVRKAGMPSSYYVWRRQVCGSANEDYRCLQNPEKRHLHQTLLQEQGWLCAYTMRRVDERNSHIEHIKPENLCRAERIGSDLDYDNLIACFPCIGMGRRYRYGAQEKGNWWENDGAEFISPLHPSCERHFCFDLEGNIKPAGNDHAAITTINVLCLDHPSLTDDRRRVIQEFVYGEAGVDPISKAQAQRAMGKICSLDASGRFYEFCIAIYHALQEHVDHLNRIAVRRRFKGIR
- a CDS encoding AAA family ATPase; the protein is MRIKNLQVANLRSFDQAKFDFQEGMNLLVGVNGVGKTTVLDALCICLSRILPNVTASRSRPLPFVEDDIRVHSNFMTVNCSFKFQGTDFTYLVHKNRESSVPRDSDKPREQVWETPDKEDFQPPLPSSFKELKKEKEQPLGIFFSTRRSLVSDASPSTASAAGRQAAAFADALSRRELRLQEIAYWIRAQEAQGAELPLVLKHLVALKRAAKCFLPECDNLRADKSPKPRLLVDKAGKTLDLRQLSDGERGMFALVLDLAQRLSQANPKLEDPVKNGSAIVLIDEIDLHLHPKWQRSVVMQLTETFPNCQFIATTHSPQIVAAVEPEQVLLFKGSDIIRPDRTLGMDTNWILRFLMETDDRPSDASKAILDVEALIRESNFKNARLLIDAKRNAGLDLPEWSVLEARMARMELLAE
- a CDS encoding restriction endonuclease subunit S yields the protein MDDNRPYLGLEHIEPGTGRLAEGTFGPTEPEEFSVTSGESLCNTFEPGDVLFGKLRPYLTKAWIAEFSGRCTTEFLVMQPVNFNSRFLQYICLSPGFIDAVNASTYGSKMPRADWNFIGNMPVPLPALDKQNIIADYLDKEILKLDDMLDAKKRLLDLLEEKRRSLITRAVTRGLNSSAQMRDSGVEWLGPIPKYWKTKRVKYLFRLITEPAPPDNNFELLSLYTEVGVLPRKDIEARGNKATTTDNYWLVKPGDLVVNKLLAWMGAFGVSNYEGVTSPAYDILRKLNGVNSIYYHHLFRCGICFPEFRRRSTGIMDMRLRLYFDQFGDMRVPVPPENDQYAIVRYIQQETAKLDSLRNAAEKTIGLLNERRSALISAAVTGKLEVN
- a CDS encoding type I restriction-modification system subunit M, with amino-acid sequence MSNHQEHSNLIWQIADLLRGPYRPPQYERVMLPLTILRRFDCVLSLSKDSVLRKYEQVKDKQKDDALDSVLNKAAGQKFHNHSPLTFEKLKGDPDNIDNHLVSFINGFSANVRRIFEYFEFTTEIEKMREANILYLVISKFCEVDLHPDKVPNEEMGLIFENLIRRFNELANETAGDHFTPREVIRLMVSILFIHDDQLLATPGTVRKLLDPACGTGGMLAEAQNYLRAYHHEARLYVYGQDYNKRAYATAASDMLIKQVDHNGGGDNIRFGDSFTEDQFSDEKFDYFLTNPPFGVDWKKQQKEIQREHEKLGYGGRFGAGLPRVNDGSLLFLQHMVSKFEPVHPEQLKQGSRLAIVFSGSPLFTGGAGSGESNIRKWIIENDWLEAIIALPEQMFYNTGIGTYIWIVTNRKAEHRKGRIQLFDARNIYVPLRKNLGDKKRMIGNGEDGTPDQIHDIVKAYGTMEEWRLVEWTDKLGRRVNLKLIPPNTAAPEVPAEQNVDVNDISKVFDINEFGYTRVTVERPLRLRYQMTLDDKARFLDACPHLLDDVQAIDKALGREPLPDWNIIRQRLQDVLQECRSKWKAPELKLFRDVFTQRDPNAEPVFQGGCNEGFEPDSELRDFENIPLKDDIDEYFCREVVPHVPDAWMDRSKDKVGYEINFNRHFYRFTTPRDLNVIDADLKQAEEKIMKLLREVTS